The following coding sequences are from one Bacteroidales bacterium window:
- a CDS encoding tetratricopeptide repeat protein, which produces MWRAFIIISITITLAVPAAQGQLNVEYFINKGINEFYREQYTDAIFTLNTLIRSRPDLAEPHIWRGRSKLSLGDFRGAEFDFTRAVMLDSYNPDAYYFRGVVKSNLYDYHSALKDYEKSLERRPNNPEVFFSRGTTRLRMKDYTGAIRDYDTLLLLRPDIEEAFLNRALAKANLERFDDAIKDCNQAIRINIFYVEAFIQRGLFRNETGAYQEAMEDFDQAIKLDENKPLAYFYRAAASIKTGDTVQAFNDFNKVLRLDPDNDLTLYNRALIYLQWEQYAEAREDLRAVLSLNPVNLYTWYNLGIANMRLENYEEAKEDFTSAIEIFPDFAAGYMSRAAACQEMGDNEQAREDYETAIAIINAVNSGEDYGRLNSSYSADSAYLQKIIEFDTDFNANNGADGKIQNQRVYIQLIANFTIQFIATEEVIAARRKTGYHYPPLDTLKTSVNNISAAFSAKQYTLTENAIRRLDQVTDSISWFNPFDADNYLVIGIYNAMMMNYNEAMTAFDRAIELRPNFQAALFNRANVRFELIEHQFSMAESAPQITVTPLQSSGTVVDQQPGLPDFAPVIDDFSRVIALDPRMSFAWYNRGNIKNRMRDFEGALSDYSKALTLNPDFAEAYYNRALTLIYLRRTAEACYDLSKAGELGVQEAYNVIKRYCSK; this is translated from the coding sequence ATGTGGCGGGCATTCATTATTATATCAATAACTATTACGCTTGCTGTGCCTGCTGCGCAAGGACAACTCAACGTTGAGTATTTTATTAATAAAGGCATCAACGAATTTTATCGTGAGCAATACACCGATGCCATCTTCACTTTAAATACGCTTATCCGTTCGCGCCCTGACCTGGCGGAGCCACACATTTGGCGCGGCCGCTCCAAGCTTTCGCTGGGAGATTTCAGAGGTGCCGAGTTCGATTTTACACGCGCCGTGATGCTCGACTCATACAATCCTGACGCATATTATTTCCGGGGGGTTGTAAAAAGTAATCTTTACGATTACCACAGCGCATTGAAAGATTATGAAAAATCGCTGGAGCGGCGGCCTAACAATCCGGAAGTTTTTTTTAGTCGAGGCACCACACGGCTGCGCATGAAAGATTATACGGGCGCCATCCGCGACTACGACACGCTGCTGCTGCTCCGGCCCGACATCGAAGAAGCATTCCTGAACCGCGCTCTAGCCAAAGCCAACCTGGAGCGCTTCGACGATGCCATCAAAGATTGCAATCAAGCCATCCGCATCAACATTTTTTATGTAGAGGCTTTTATACAGCGTGGTCTTTTTCGCAACGAAACCGGCGCCTATCAGGAAGCGATGGAGGATTTTGACCAGGCCATAAAACTAGACGAGAACAAGCCGCTGGCGTATTTTTATCGCGCGGCAGCGTCTATAAAAACCGGGGATACCGTGCAGGCTTTCAACGATTTCAATAAGGTGCTGCGCTTGGATCCCGATAATGATCTGACGCTTTATAACCGGGCTTTGATTTATCTGCAATGGGAACAATATGCCGAGGCTCGCGAAGACCTGCGTGCAGTGCTGTCGCTGAATCCTGTAAATTTATACACCTGGTACAATCTGGGTATCGCCAATATGCGACTCGAAAATTATGAAGAAGCCAAAGAAGATTTTACCTCAGCCATCGAAATATTTCCTGACTTTGCCGCCGGATACATGAGCCGTGCCGCCGCCTGTCAAGAGATGGGAGACAACGAGCAGGCGCGCGAGGACTATGAAACAGCCATCGCCATCATCAACGCCGTAAACTCCGGCGAAGACTATGGCAGGCTCAACAGTTCTTACTCAGCTGACTCGGCGTATCTGCAGAAGATTATCGAGTTCGATACCGACTTCAACGCCAACAACGGTGCCGATGGGAAAATCCAAAACCAACGCGTCTACATTCAGCTGATTGCTAATTTCACCATTCAGTTTATTGCCACCGAAGAGGTTATTGCCGCACGCCGCAAAACTGGCTACCATTACCCGCCACTCGATACGTTGAAGACGTCCGTAAATAATATTAGCGCAGCCTTTAGCGCTAAGCAATATACCCTCACCGAAAATGCGATCCGTCGTCTCGATCAGGTTACCGACAGCATCAGTTGGTTCAATCCGTTTGACGCGGATAATTATCTCGTCATCGGCATTTACAACGCAATGATGATGAATTATAACGAGGCAATGACGGCTTTCGACCGCGCCATAGAACTGCGCCCCAATTTTCAGGCGGCCTTGTTCAACCGTGCCAACGTGCGCTTTGAGCTGATCGAGCACCAGTTTTCTATGGCAGAATCGGCGCCGCAAATTACTGTTACGCCACTGCAATCTTCTGGCACTGTTGTCGACCAACAGCCCGGGCTTCCTGACTTTGCACCTGTCATCGATGATTTTTCGCGTGTAATTGCTCTTGACCCAAGAATGAGTTTTGCCTGGTACAACCGCGGCAACATCAAAAACCGGATGCGCGACTTTGAGGGGGCGCTGAGTGATTATTCGAAGGCGCTTACGCTAAATCCCGATTTTGCCGAGGCTTATTACAACCGCGCCCT